The genomic region acgtaaattgtgcatgaataattactcaaacttccactggaaaaaaaaaagagttgatttcagattaCTTcacgtatcagatcacatgacaccgttctacaattatcaacacctttgtccacagttctcgacaccgttccacaattatcaacacccagaTTATTATTTATACCgtaaaagaaaaataatcaatatgtagttttaagttaacaaaacagtttttatttaaaatttgctttacatagacttatattttgtacaaaatatcttttatataaatatatcaatgtcattgttaatgtaaatgaggaagtaattctaatgtttgtaaacaaatgaactgataatgttgaacctgtgacagaaaatctttttgttccactttctacccgctttctaaatattttcatagatcacattttgttcatcattcgttgctgtttgtattaatttctagttttgtagtttaccaataaatgtcaacaggcaattgagatTGTAGCCACATGaaactccaggtcaaaggtcgcatgtcattcctcgaaacaaaatataaaacgtctactgatattgtcatatgcagtagatatttacaacaaactgcaaaaaaagaatctgaatatttcaagcatgtaattttttatatgctaggaatttaattctggtctaattctatttattgcaataggattccaaatactctataaacattccatcctGTTACGAATCAGAAAATAAATATTGTAAATACAGCACagcacttttattatttttttaaaagtacttcatttacttcaacaatattacccaaagatcgatccataacagttgtaaatgtcccttaattccacagggtgtcgataatggtggacaccgttagtggaaagtgatcactattatcgacacttcacgtgacttctcaaacgcgcgtttagatacaaaatgccgactgtcaaatgaaagagtcagaaacaaagtaggtttcgacaaggagatcatgaaatatcggtgaatttgatcagtaaaaacatgtccatgatctttccaccatgcttacctgcgataataacgtccgggttttcatcAAATCGCTGATCGTGCTGAAGAAACTTCCagctcaggtaatgagctgtgtcatcagacgacaagctcaaagggcgaggcgggtcttctggttgattaattaaccaataactgttgtaactgaaactcacctttgtaaaattgttttgtgtcggtaaatctgaaaagggggcggcacggtggtgtagtggttagcgctgtcgcctcacagcaagaaggtccgggttcgagccccgtggccggcgagggcctttctgtgcggagtttgcatgttctccccgtgtcggcgtgggtttcctccgggtgctccggtttcccccacagtccaaagacatgcaggttaggttaactggtgactctaaattgaccgtaggtgtgaatgtgagtgtgaatggttgtctgtgtctatgtgtcagccctgtgatgacctggcgacttgtccagggtgtaccccgcctttcacccgtagtcagctgggataggctccagcttgcctgcgaccctgcacaggataagcagttatggataatggatgggtttCAGAACCTTGTCCCAGGCTTGTTTTGATAGCtgcttggtcttcatgatgctgtttgcttaggttaaaaaaaaaaaaaaaaggaagcaaaGCTCTGGGGCCTTACAGGAACAGGTGTATTTATtttgagatcatgtgacactttaattgcacactTCATTTAACTAAATATGTGCCTTCTGACAGTGAATCATAGCAGATTCAGAATCATCAGACATCGAATCAAAATTGCATCGTATTTTGTGGAAGCCTGAGGTTTAAACCCTTCGCCTCAATATACATATGTAGATAAAATTATTTACAAGTACAATATATATTACAGATCAAaacaaaataggtaccctatgggtccatgtggctacggcttataaataaaatagttttctgatcccatatccatacagtaaatatcgcatatatacatgttatcagtgATACTCGCCTCGTCTCTtataagcatcaccaagctgtgagcagcatcagggcttggagtattttggttcccaattttatttactgtgttttgttccaaatacagtgctgtgaactagatctattttcaaactAGTAAGAaaccacttgttcatgaattgtcttagaagtattatttagtactaatgagcacattttgtttcacaagtgtagcgtAAAGACTCTAAAtagctacgaagttataacgaggtttctcttgtttcgtttctggttctgattggttccgaagtttatcaagaagtagaacgggtaatcgaacttgatcaggataagtgctgattggttacgaagtttcgctattgctacactcattcttacaacacgatgacattgcGGCTTCAccgctcgttcttgtgtacctttgataacgcgagatcacaattcgccgttctggtgattgtgatGTGCATGTGTATGCGcttttgttacactcattcttataacatgatgacatagtggctactgcctcactttgcctctatgaggcagtaaccaCAAAAATTCAAtctaagtgattttttttttttacctgggttaaaatttttAGCCTAGTTCACAATTTCCAACCCaagtaaaattttggattatctcAGATTCtttaaaagggattttccatcacttcttcttttgtccatccacttcctctctaTCTACACCTACCTAGTACTCATATTTCCTCTTGTCTGTTTATTCTTATCAATTTGCTttttttaacatctcatctcatcatatctagccgctttattctgttctacagggtcgcaggcaagctggagcctatcccagctgactacgggcaaaaggcggggtacaccctggacaagtcgccaggtcatcacagggctgacacatagacacagacaaccattcacactcacattcacacctacggtcaatttagagtcaccagttaacctaacctgcatgtctttggactgtgggggaaaccggagcacccggaggaaacccacgcggacacggggagaacatgcaaactccgcacagaaaggccctcgtcggccacggggctcgaacccggaccttcttgctgtgaggcgacagcgctaaccactacaccaccgtgccgcccttaatgtGTAATAGTAGTACAGATAATTATTaacagagcggcggctacaattatcgacaccttaaccatcttttggccgttgcaaaagtagaaaagactttcaatacgtaaattgtgcatgaataattactcaaacttccactggaaaaaaagagttgatttcagattaCTTcacgtatcagatcacatgacaccgttctgcaattatcgacacctttatccacagttatcgacaccgttccacaattatcaacacccagatgattatttataccgTAAAAGAAAGATAATCAATATGTAgttttaagttaacaaaacagtttttatttaaaatttgttttaaataggcggcacggtggtgtagtggttagcgctgtcgcctcacagcaagaaggtcctgggttcgagccccgtgaccggcgagggcctttctgtgcggagtttgcatgttctccccgcgtccgcgtgggtttcctccgggtgctccggtttcccccacagtccaaagacatgcaggttaggttaactggtgactctaaattgaccgtaggtgtgaatgtgagtgtgaatggttgtctgtgtctatgcgtcagccctgtgatgacctggcgacttgtccagggtgtaccccgcctttcgcccgtagtcagctgggataggctccagcttgcctgcgaccctgtagaacaggataaagcggctagagataatatgagatgagatgagatgaatctgaaaaggtgtcgataattatggactgtcgataattgtagctcgctttaataataagaagaaagaaACACAATGATGAAGACAAGTCACCAAACCATATTTATATGTATGttagtttttattttattcataaaaTTTTTAATCTCACATTTGGTTTGTGCCTCTTGTATAACAGCTGACTGTTCAATCCTTCTGGGCAAAGATCCAATGCACTTAATGCAACTTTGCTCTTTGGTCAGCAGGATTTGTCGTATTAGCTGATAAGACAAGTAAAACAGGAACACACGGTATCCCCGTGCCTCCATATACTTCGGTCAACTTTACTGAGAGGACTTTACTGATACGGCATTGGCAGCATGCAAAGGTGTAAAGAGGAACCTCTCCAGATAGGCAGACGAGGTGATACAACTAACAagtgtcactgatttgtttttatcCGTGATTGACACAAGCATCAGTTAATAATGCACCACAGTGACATGACTTCAAAGCCAACCGATGAAAATGACATTAAAGTCTGCAGGACCATGACAGTCAAATCCGTTTACCACTTATATGACTTTCAAATTTGTATTCACTCTGCTTCCCTCTCTAATTCAGGATGAGGTTTCAGTTTGTTTCACAGAGGTCAGAGATGAACATCTCTGATGACGTTTAAACATAGGTAGAGGTCAGAGGTGGACCCAATATTCTTCATTTCTACCAGTGAATGATGTCCCTCACGTGACCCCACAGTTTAGTGATCCACAAATTGACTCCTAAGTCGGTCAGGTACTGCAACTCTGGCGTCAACATCTTCCTACATAGTTTCTCATGTGCTTTGTCTATATTCTTTTTCAGATTGTATCCCAGAATAGATTTCTCCCCTATAGGTTGCCATGGCTTCATGGAAGTCTCATGGATGCTCCCGGCATCCACTGCATGGCCACCTTCGATGCAGATGGTAGCCATTTCTGCATTCCGGCGCCGCAGCTCTGCCACATCCTTCGCCATGCGTTCTCGACCATACGCCTCCACCTTCTTCCAGAAAGTGGCATTAAACTGCTGGTAGAGCTTCCAGTCAATAGCGTTCCACTGCAAGGCCTTGGCTCTGAGCTCGGGGGTCATCTTGGAGACAGTAGACCCCTTTCGAACATTAAGCTTGAAGAATAGCAGGTCATCCATGTCCCAGCAGAGGGCGTCCTTCAACAGGATGAGTGATTCCTCAAAGTACTCCACCAGCATGACCAAGTGGAAGCGTCTTGAAATTGCACGGATGCCTTCTTCTACTCTCGGGTCATCTAACGGTAAATTATTATCCTGCCCAAAGTCGAAGAAAAGTAAGTTCCTGAGGTAGAAGGAATTGAACCCGTCAGGGTCGTAATAAAGCTCGGGATTATTGAGAAACTCTTCCATTTTATTGTCCCCGGAGATCTTCCAGGTAAACGGTACTATGCGGCCAAAGTAATGGAAGGAAGACTCGAAGAGTTCTGCTGGATCCCTCAGTATGGTGATGTAAGTGGTGTCTGCTGGAAGCACCTTTGCTACTTCGGCTTCATTGAAGCGCATGTGATTGCACATGATGTTGAAGCACATCCCAGGCCCATAGTCCTTCACCTGTGAGCGGTAGAAGAGTGAGGGGTAGAAGAAATCGTTGCGACTGCTCGGGAAGGCGAACTTCAGGTGGTACTTTTCGCCAAAGCGGAACAGCATGTTCAGGATGGTACTGCTTGCCGTTTTGTGGGTTTTCATGAACATGATGTCCATCTTTGGGGTACAATGACGCTTATGTGCCAAGCCTTGATGGGCGCTGCTGGAGGCAGCTGTAGGATGGTCAGGTGATGGCTGGTGGGCACATGAATAAGGCACAGGAATTCTGGGAAGGAAACAAGAAATATAGATTAGATTTTGGAAGTTTCTATGAATGAGGTCACATCATTAGATTGGTGCAAGTTGGGATTTGTAGAAGACTGTTCAATGCTGTGTGCCTGGGAGTATACACTCCCATCAAGAAGGGTACCAGATGGTACATTTAGAGTGGTAGGAAAATCAGAAACCAAAGAAGCTCAATGAAAATATTTGAATGTGGTAACAATACAcatggatcatctcatctcatctcatctcattatctctagccgctttatccttctacagggtcgcaggcaagctggagcctatcccagctgactatgggcgaaaggcggggtacaccctggacaagttgccaggtcatcacagggctgacacatagacacagacaaccattcacactcacattcacacctacggtcaatttagagtcaccagttaacctaacctgcatgtctttggactgtgggggaaaccggagcacccggaggaaacccacgcggacacggggagaacatgcaaactccacacagaaaggcccttgccggccccggggctcgaacccaggaccttcttgctgtgaggcgacagcgctaaccactacaccaccgtgccgcccacatggaTCATCATATAATATAATCTTTGCATCAATAAGAAAGTGCTAcactcccagaaaaaaaaaagggtactAAGGGTACTTTCTTTCAACCGGAAACATGAATATAGGTGTACTCAGTGCATTGAGGTAAAAGATACATAATAAAGGTGCACAAGGTGTAAGCTTGTTAGTACCATTCCTCGGCAGATGGTACACTGTAGTACCCTTATTTCTGAGTGTATAAGGACACGACAGTTTAAATTTCATCTAATAACACGAACCGACACCATACATACTCCCTACTTTACTTCCACATAttagtatacagtggggcaaaaaagtatttagtcagtcaccaattgtgcaagttctcccacttaaaaagatgagagaggcctgtaattttcatcataggtacacttcaactatgagagacagaatggggggaaagaatccaggaaatcacattgtaggatttttaatgaattaattggtaaattcctcagtaaaataagtatttggtcacatacaaacaagcaagatttctggctctcacagacctgtaacttcttctttaagaggctcctctgtcctccactcattacctgtattaatagcacctgtttgaactcgttatcagtataaaagacacctgtccacaacctcaaacagtcacactccaaactccactatggccaagaccaaagagctgtcaaaggacaccagaaacaaaattgtagacctgcaccaggctgggaagactgaatctgcaataggtaagcagcttggtgtgaagaaatcaactgtgggagcaattattaaaaaatggaagacatacaagaccgctgataatctccttcgatctggggctccacgcaagatctcaccctgtggggtcaaaatgatcacaagaacggtgagcaaaaatcccagaaccacatggggggacctagtgaatgacctgcagagagctgggaccaaagtaacaaaggctaccatcagtaacacactacgccgccagggactcaaatcctgcagtgccagacgtgtccccctgcttaagccagtacatgtccaggcccgtctgaagtttgctagagagcatttggatgatccagaagaggattgggagaatgtcatatggtcagatgaaaccaaaatagaactttttggtaaaaactcaacttgtcatgtttggaggagaaagaatgctgagttgcatccaaagaacaccatacctactgtgaagcatgggggtggaaacatcatgttttggggctgtttttctgcaaagggaccaggacgactgatccgtgtaaaggaaagaatgaatggggccatgtattgtgagattttgagtgaaaatctccttccatcagcaagggcattgaagacgaaacgtggctgggtctttcagcatgacaatgctcccaaacacaccacctgggcaacgaaggagtggcttcgtaagaagcatttcaaggtcctggagtggcctagccagtctccagatctcaaccccatagaaaatctttggagggagttgaaagtccgtgttgcccagcgacagccccaaaacatcactgctctagaggagatctgcatggaggaatgggccaaaataccagcaacagtgtgtgaaaaccttgtgaagacttacagaaaacgtttgacctctgtcattgccaacaaagggtatataacaaagtattgagatgaacttttgttattgaccaaatacttattttccaccataatttgcaaataaattattttaaaatcagacaatgtgattttctggattttttttctcattctgtctctcatagttgaggtatacctatgatgaaaattacaggcctctctcatctttttaagtgggagaacttgcacaattggtgactgactaaatacttttttgccccactgtatatgtactTCGATATAAAATAATGGAGAGATAATGCATGTAAATCTCATTTTCATACCTTTTTACATATGAAATAGTGTTTGCTCCTTTTTTTTAGCGTTTATTGTTAAATGCTTTGACTCTAATTTGCATTAGGTTACTCTGTTCGGATTTAGCATGCTGTCTGGCTCCAGCACGTATGAATGTCTGCCTGGAGAAAATATGCAGGCTGCGCATCAGAATCGAATAGATAAGATGCGTTTTTGTTCGTCAACTAAA from Neoarius graeffei isolate fNeoGra1 chromosome 24, fNeoGra1.pri, whole genome shotgun sequence harbors:
- the gal3st1a gene encoding galactosylceramide sulfotransferase is translated as MMFGKQGKQRKQWKSVCKGLVLGTLLTSCMILLYCFSSPEVQFSLPEIPVPYSCAHQPSPDHPTAASSSAHQGLAHKRHCTPKMDIMFMKTHKTASSTILNMLFRFGEKYHLKFAFPSSRNDFFYPSLFYRSQVKDYGPGMCFNIMCNHMRFNEAEVAKVLPADTTYITILRDPAELFESSFHYFGRIVPFTWKISGDNKMEEFLNNPELYYDPDGFNSFYLRNLLFFDFGQDNNLPLDDPRVEEGIRAISRRFHLVMLVEYFEESLILLKDALCWDMDDLLFFKLNVRKGSTVSKMTPELRAKALQWNAIDWKLYQQFNATFWKKVEAYGRERMAKDVAELRRRNAEMATICIEGGHAVDAGSIHETSMKPWQPIGEKSILGYNLKKNIDKAHEKLCRKMLTPELQYLTDLGVNLWITKLWGHVRDIIHW